The proteins below are encoded in one region of Chrysemys picta bellii isolate R12L10 chromosome 4, ASM1138683v2, whole genome shotgun sequence:
- the DEF6 gene encoding differentially expressed in FDCP 6 homolog isoform X1 has product MDLRAELLKSIWYAFTALDVEKSGKVSKSQLKVLSHNLYTVLHIPHDPVALEEHFRDDDDGPVSSQGYMPYLNKYILDKVEEGAFVKEDFDELCWTLTAKKNYKPDRNGNSVVSHKDAFRLWCLFNFLSEDKYPLVMVPDEVEYLLKKVCTAMNVELNCCELDDHLSQDPQHQSGMTVWQFLDLVNSGKLLRGIEREAVSMAVEEVYQEVIEDMLKQGYLWKKGQLRRNWSERWFTLKPSALSYYMSEERKEKKGSIALDKHCCVEVLPDRDGKRCMFCVKTSSRTYEMSASDTKQRQEWTLAIQTAIRLQAEGKKSLHKDLKQKRREQREQRERRKAAKEEEMQRLKQLQEEKERKLQELELLKEAQRQAELLLQEEEQRRRLQHEEMQRTLEIQLKEAEQARASMQAEMVLKEAEAERQRKRIVELEEMQERLQEALHQEVKARQDEESVRYAQARLLAEEEEKLKELMKLKEEQEEYIIQTQREKQVLKQEMENKSKYLEEAQKQLEEVRENRQRVDQDVMAAQRKLRQASTNVKHWNVQMNRLMHPIGPGEKRMTPCGGFPSIPPVLLTRRESSLKLRQRLEDKNYDLEREDSKKNVNNGETRRLSLSPDMDTESSN; this is encoded by the exons GTGCTCTCTCACAACCTGTACACGGTGCTTCATATCCCCCATGACCCAGTGGCGCTGGAGGAGCATTTCCGGGATGATGACGACGGGCCGGTATCAAGCCAGGGCTACATGCCTTACCTCAACAAATACATCCTGGATAAG GTGGAGGAAGGGGCTTTTGTCAAGGAGGATTTTGATGAGCTCTGCTGGACGTTGACGGCAAAGAAGAATTACAAGCCCGACCGGAATGGGAACAGTGTCGTGTCCCATAAGGACGCCTTCAGGCTCTGGTGTCTCTTTAACTTCCTCTCTGAAGACAAATACCCTCTTGTCATGGTCCCAGATGAG GTGGAGTACCTGCTGAAGAAGGTCTGCACCGCCATGAATGTGGAGCTGAACTGCTGCGAGCTGGATGACCACCTCTCGCAGGATCCCCAACACCAGAGCGGCATGACGGTCTGGCAGTTCCTGGACCTGGTGAACTCGGGGAAGCTCCTGCGCGGGATTGAGCGGGAGGCCGTCAGCATGGCCGTTGAAGAGGTGTATCAGGAGGTCATTGAGGACATGCTCAAACAG GGCTACCTCTGGAAGAAGGGCCAGCTGAGGCGGAACTGGTCCGAGCGATGGTTCACACTAAAGCCCAGCGCCCTCTCCTACTACATGAGTGAGGAGCGGAAGGAGAAGAAAGGCAGCATTGCCTTGGACAAACACTGCTGCGTGGAG GTCCTGCCCGACCGGGACGGGAAAAGATGCATGTTCTGCGTGAAAACCTCTTCCCGCACGTATGAGATGAGTGCCTCGGACACCAAGCAGCGGCAGGAGTGGACGCTAG ccattCAGACGGCGATCCGGTTGCAAGCGGAGGGGAAGAAGTCCCTGCACAAGGACCTGAAGCAGAAGCGCCGGGAGCAGAGGGAGCAGCGGGAGAGGCGGAAGGCCGCCAAGGAGGAGGAGATGCAGCGCCTcaagcagctgcaggaggagaagGAGCGGAAGCTGCAGGAGCTGGAGCTGCTCAAGGAGGCCCAGCGgcaggcagagctgctgctgcaggaggaagagcAGCGGCGCCGGCTGCAGCACGAGGAGATGCAGAGGACCTTGGAGATCCAGCTGAAGGAGGCTGAGCAG GCTCGTGCCTCCATGCAGGCTGAGATGGTGCTGAAGGAGGCGGAGGCCGAGCGGCAGCGGAAGCGGATTGTGGAGCTGGAGGAGATGCAGGAGCGGCTCCAGGAGGCCCTGCACCAGGAGGTGAAGGCACGGCAGGACGAGGAGTCTGTGAGATACGCCCAGGCCAG GTtgctggctgaggaggaggagaagctgaAGGAGCTGATGAAGCtgaaggaggagcaggaggaataCATCATCCAGACCCAGCGGGAGAAGCAGGTCCTTAAGCAGGAGATGGAAAACAAGAGCAAATATTTGGAAGAGGCCCAAAAGCAGCTGGAAGAAGTGAGAGAGAACAGGCAGAGGGTAGACCAGGATGTCATG GCGGCCCAGAGGAAGCTCCGACAGGCCAGCACCAATGTCAAGCACTGGAACGTCCAGATGAATCGACTGATGCACCCCATTGGGCCAGGAG AGAAGCGTATGACACCGTGTGGAGGATTCCCCAGCATCCCACCCGTGCTCCTCACCAGGAGGGAGTCGTCCCTCAAGCTCAGGCAGAGATTAGAAGATAAGAACTATGATCTTGAGAGGGAAGACAGCAAGAAGAATGTGAACAACGGAGAGACCAGGAGGCTGTCGCTATCTCCTGATATGGACACAGAATCCTCCAACTAG
- the DEF6 gene encoding differentially expressed in FDCP 6 homolog isoform X2: MDLRAELLKSIWYAFTALDVEKSGKVSKSQLKVLSHNLYTVLHIPHDPVALEEHFRDDDDGPVSSQGYMPYLNKYILDKVEYLLKKVCTAMNVELNCCELDDHLSQDPQHQSGMTVWQFLDLVNSGKLLRGIEREAVSMAVEEVYQEVIEDMLKQGYLWKKGQLRRNWSERWFTLKPSALSYYMSEERKEKKGSIALDKHCCVEVLPDRDGKRCMFCVKTSSRTYEMSASDTKQRQEWTLAIQTAIRLQAEGKKSLHKDLKQKRREQREQRERRKAAKEEEMQRLKQLQEEKERKLQELELLKEAQRQAELLLQEEEQRRRLQHEEMQRTLEIQLKEAEQARASMQAEMVLKEAEAERQRKRIVELEEMQERLQEALHQEVKARQDEESVRYAQARLLAEEEEKLKELMKLKEEQEEYIIQTQREKQVLKQEMENKSKYLEEAQKQLEEVRENRQRVDQDVMAAQRKLRQASTNVKHWNVQMNRLMHPIGPGEKRMTPCGGFPSIPPVLLTRRESSLKLRQRLEDKNYDLEREDSKKNVNNGETRRLSLSPDMDTESSN, from the exons GTGCTCTCTCACAACCTGTACACGGTGCTTCATATCCCCCATGACCCAGTGGCGCTGGAGGAGCATTTCCGGGATGATGACGACGGGCCGGTATCAAGCCAGGGCTACATGCCTTACCTCAACAAATACATCCTGGATAAG GTGGAGTACCTGCTGAAGAAGGTCTGCACCGCCATGAATGTGGAGCTGAACTGCTGCGAGCTGGATGACCACCTCTCGCAGGATCCCCAACACCAGAGCGGCATGACGGTCTGGCAGTTCCTGGACCTGGTGAACTCGGGGAAGCTCCTGCGCGGGATTGAGCGGGAGGCCGTCAGCATGGCCGTTGAAGAGGTGTATCAGGAGGTCATTGAGGACATGCTCAAACAG GGCTACCTCTGGAAGAAGGGCCAGCTGAGGCGGAACTGGTCCGAGCGATGGTTCACACTAAAGCCCAGCGCCCTCTCCTACTACATGAGTGAGGAGCGGAAGGAGAAGAAAGGCAGCATTGCCTTGGACAAACACTGCTGCGTGGAG GTCCTGCCCGACCGGGACGGGAAAAGATGCATGTTCTGCGTGAAAACCTCTTCCCGCACGTATGAGATGAGTGCCTCGGACACCAAGCAGCGGCAGGAGTGGACGCTAG ccattCAGACGGCGATCCGGTTGCAAGCGGAGGGGAAGAAGTCCCTGCACAAGGACCTGAAGCAGAAGCGCCGGGAGCAGAGGGAGCAGCGGGAGAGGCGGAAGGCCGCCAAGGAGGAGGAGATGCAGCGCCTcaagcagctgcaggaggagaagGAGCGGAAGCTGCAGGAGCTGGAGCTGCTCAAGGAGGCCCAGCGgcaggcagagctgctgctgcaggaggaagagcAGCGGCGCCGGCTGCAGCACGAGGAGATGCAGAGGACCTTGGAGATCCAGCTGAAGGAGGCTGAGCAG GCTCGTGCCTCCATGCAGGCTGAGATGGTGCTGAAGGAGGCGGAGGCCGAGCGGCAGCGGAAGCGGATTGTGGAGCTGGAGGAGATGCAGGAGCGGCTCCAGGAGGCCCTGCACCAGGAGGTGAAGGCACGGCAGGACGAGGAGTCTGTGAGATACGCCCAGGCCAG GTtgctggctgaggaggaggagaagctgaAGGAGCTGATGAAGCtgaaggaggagcaggaggaataCATCATCCAGACCCAGCGGGAGAAGCAGGTCCTTAAGCAGGAGATGGAAAACAAGAGCAAATATTTGGAAGAGGCCCAAAAGCAGCTGGAAGAAGTGAGAGAGAACAGGCAGAGGGTAGACCAGGATGTCATG GCGGCCCAGAGGAAGCTCCGACAGGCCAGCACCAATGTCAAGCACTGGAACGTCCAGATGAATCGACTGATGCACCCCATTGGGCCAGGAG AGAAGCGTATGACACCGTGTGGAGGATTCCCCAGCATCCCACCCGTGCTCCTCACCAGGAGGGAGTCGTCCCTCAAGCTCAGGCAGAGATTAGAAGATAAGAACTATGATCTTGAGAGGGAAGACAGCAAGAAGAATGTGAACAACGGAGAGACCAGGAGGCTGTCGCTATCTCCTGATATGGACACAGAATCCTCCAACTAG